One Deltaproteobacteria bacterium genomic region harbors:
- a CDS encoding peptidylprolyl isomerase yields the protein MGKRTITKSGIILIGLLFFGMTTVQAEEKDVVAKVGNRVITKTEFEALLKKRGGMPPKDKQMEIGLLQNMVQTIALGEAARKKGLDKRKEIQETLALTIDSVLANELIKEEVINKVHVTEAQAKSYYDKNLARFKTPEQVKIRHILIKVDQSASGDDRKKARERAGEALKKIKSGEDFAKLAGELSDDPVSKAKGGDLGFFEKGRMVKPFDEAAFALNPGEVSNIVETPFGYHIIKMDDRKKEEIQPFEKLKDKVMAMAVEEIKREKIKEFVQQVLKNADSKIFTDRFGEEKK from the coding sequence ATGGGCAAGAGGACTATTACTAAAAGTGGCATTATTTTAATCGGGTTGCTGTTTTTCGGGATGACCACGGTCCAGGCCGAAGAAAAGGATGTTGTGGCTAAAGTGGGCAACAGGGTGATCACCAAGACCGAATTTGAAGCGTTGCTTAAAAAAAGGGGGGGGATGCCGCCTAAAGATAAGCAAATGGAAATCGGTTTGCTACAGAATATGGTCCAAACCATCGCCCTGGGAGAGGCAGCCAGGAAGAAGGGGCTGGATAAACGAAAGGAGATACAAGAGACCCTTGCTTTGACCATTGATAGTGTCCTGGCTAATGAATTGATCAAAGAAGAAGTCATCAATAAAGTTCATGTCACCGAAGCTCAGGCCAAAAGTTATTATGATAAGAATCTGGCCCGTTTCAAAACCCCTGAACAGGTCAAGATCCGGCATATCCTGATCAAGGTGGATCAATCGGCCTCCGGGGACGACAGGAAAAAGGCCAGAGAGCGGGCCGGGGAGGCGCTTAAGAAGATTAAATCCGGGGAGGATTTTGCCAAACTGGCCGGAGAGCTTTCCGATGACCCTGTTTCAAAGGCCAAGGGAGGGGATCTGGGATTTTTTGAAAAAGGGAGGATGGTTAAACCCTTTGATGAGGCAGCCTTTGCCTTGAATCCGGGAGAAGTCAGTAATATCGTTGAAACCCCTTTCGGCTATCACATTATCAAAATGGATGATAGAAAGAAGGAAGAAATCCAGCCCTTCGAGAAGCTGAAGGATAAGGTTATGGCCATGGCTGTCGAAGAAATAAAAAGAGAAAAAATCAAAGAGTTTGTACAACAGGTCCTGAAAAACGCCGACAGCAAAATATTTACAGATCGTTTTGGGGAAGAAAAGAAATAA
- the gspG gene encoding type II secretion system major pseudopilin GspG yields the protein MGIKSRKTISGHRGFTLIELLVVMVIIGLLAALVAPRLFPKLGKGKQSAGKAQIELLGQALDQYRLDAGIYPTTQEGLNALMTNPGVEKWDGPYLKKNVPLDPWGKPYFYQSPGTNGEYDLYSLGRDNKPGGEGEDKDITSWE from the coding sequence ATGGGTATCAAGAGCAGAAAAACCATATCAGGTCATCGGGGTTTCACCTTAATCGAGCTGCTGGTGGTGATGGTTATCATCGGCTTATTGGCCGCTCTGGTTGCCCCCCGGCTTTTCCCTAAATTAGGCAAAGGGAAACAATCGGCGGGTAAGGCCCAAATTGAATTGTTGGGTCAGGCCCTGGACCAGTATAGGTTGGATGCCGGCATCTATCCCACAACGCAAGAGGGGTTAAATGCTTTGATGACCAATCCCGGTGTTGAAAAATGGGATGGCCCTTACCTTAAAAAAAATGTCCCCCTGGATCCCTGGGGAAAGCCTTATTTTTATCAAAGCCCTGGAACCAACGGGGAATATGATCTCTATTCCCTGGGCCGCGACAATAAACCGGGCGGGGAAGGCGAGGACAAGGATATCACCAGTTGGGAATAG